The sequence CTGTCAAGGGAGCGTTTTCAGACTGGGGAGATATTATTCCAGCCACGTCTTGCTGGACTGTAAGGCCTACCCTACTTATTATCATCAGTGATTAAGAAAGATAAAACCTTGAAGCCTATTTAGGATATGGAATCTGAACTAGTTCTGAATCTAGAAATTATATcatctgatcatagtccaaaaATTTGTTAATAGGTTCCACTATTTTCATCGTGACTAATATTTTCTCAGATTACATCATTGTAGAGTGATAAAACTGCATACATCTCATGCCCGGGCTGTGTGTTGTTCTGAACATTgaccattttaaaatatattttttttttattggtatATGTCATTGCAAAAACAGACGGGCAATGAGTTTGCATCAGGCAGTCGCGCTCTGTATGGACCATTGTGATGCAGCAGGAGTTACAGGGGATGATAGCTGGTTCAAGACTGTAGTATTGGCTGGAGGAAGCGCATGTTTGCCAGGACTTGCAGGTACGATAATATTACCTCTTTTGTAATGCCATGAATTTACTCTGAAGTGAATAATTAGTAGTTCTTTCGTACAACTTGAAACATCTTTGAAACTCGATCTAAAAGAATAGAGCACTTAACTAACATGCCTAtgcgtttttttttgtctttgtgaGCTGTATCCAGAAAGGCTAGAGAAGGAACTGCATGACCACCTTCCTTCTTATATATGCAATGGAGTCAGAGTAATCCCTCCTCCTTGCGGCGTGGACTCAGCATGGCATGGAGCAAAGCTTATCAGTAACGTAAGTCGATATTATATTGATGATATCGTAGCGGTTTACAATTAAGCGGACGCATCTCTCTTTCTCAATCTCCGTAGCGGTTTTAATACCAACAGATTAATTCTCAAGTGCTACTGTCTGAAACATACCTTAGAAGGTGCTATATTTAACATACCACGCCTGAGGCTCACGCAATTGCATGTTTATTAATTACTATGTGCAGTTAAGCACGTTTCCTGGTCCTTGGTGTATCACAAGGAAGCAGTTCCGTCGCAAATCAAGACTAATGTGGTGAATCTCTCAGGATTTTACTTCTTACATATACTGATATACAATACCAAGCTATTCGGTTCGTAAGTGAGAGGCATGTAACAGTTGACTGCATAATAGTTCCAAGGTACTTTACATGTCTAGATGTATAGTGATAGTGTTCCATTATTGTTTACCCTCCAAAGCATAGAAAACATTATGAAGACCGAGTTACTTATACACACTGTATTTTAAACATAGCTTGTTGAAACCTTGTGGTggtttatatacttaaatcCTTTCACAATCttctttataatatttactagGCCAATTTATAGAAGAGACAATGATGCATACATAAGTCAATCATACAAATTATCATTTAGAAGCTTTTGAAGTTCCCTAAATCATAGACTCTTCCACGGAGGTTGTAACAAGAAGCATTACATATGGCTTTATCGGCCTCGAAACAATAAAACAGTCACGAATAAAGCTGCGGTCATCCAAATACGAGAAGAAGCGGTGGTTGTGGTTGTGGCTGTGTTTACGTCTGCTGCTGAACTGGGAGGCATATCGGGGCACTCGAGGCCTATTTTATTTCCGTGACACTGGTTAGCGAAAAGTCCAGCCGGGTATTTCCCATAGATATTGATGTAACTAAACATCGTGCTTGCACAATCTGTGGACAGGTCGTTGAGCTGGTCGGCGTAAGGACACGCAAAGTCTAAAAAGGAAGAGCAACACTCCTTTGCTGGGAATTTGGGACCTTTACACTGGCTCGTTATGATAGTGTAGTTCATAAACTCTAAGTTCAGGGAACATTCTGTTACcatggattaaaaaaaaagaagaagagaaaagtcGAATTATACACAGATGGCCAGGAAAGTAAAGAATTTTGTAAGCATAATAAACACACAGAAAAACCTCCAGGATAAAGAAAACAGAATCAAAATTATGAAATATGGATCGGATCCACATAGAGGTAGCTCCATCTGGATCGGTTTGTATTTGTGCTTTTACACATTGGGAAACAAAAAAATGGAACTCTTGACTAAGATTCTAGTACATGCAAAGAGATTCAGTTTTAAATGACCAGAAGATAAACAAGTTGGGGAAAGCAAGATTTTATGAGATTGCGAAGTAACTTACTTTTCTTGGCCTGAAGTAGGTTTCTTCCAATAACCAAATCCTGAGATTCGAGCACACCatctgcatttaaaaaaaaggaaaaaaaaaacaaattgactGAGAACATTCAAACAGTTATTTGgggaagaaaagaatcaagaaagtGTTACCGGAGATAACAGTAGAGGATGAGAAAGATGAAACTATGGCGATTAGAAGAGAGATGAGAAGAGCTCTAGAGAGGAAGTTGAGCTCCATGGTTCTTTGATTACACACAGAGTGACTAAAGAGAActgataaaaataaagaaaacttgGCAGACTGAGTGAGGTATCACGGAACACCaagttagagagagagactaaaaATTAAGTTCCTTAAAAAGAGAGAGGTTGATGACATATTTTTAACATTGGATTGCAGCCTTACAAGGACGCGGAAACGTGCGAGCCTTTAATGCAACGTTCTCAAACAATGACGTTTCGTTGCCGTGGCAACAAAAACGGCTGATAGGTTACAACAATATATATCAATCAGTACAGTATGCCACTTTGTGGATGATTTATATTGAACTTAATTTTCCTATTGGTTACAACAAAAACGCTGATAAACAAATTAACATAGGATAGTTTGGTGATGAATGGTATATTTAATTTGAACGTTGTGTTCCAAGAAAAGAATGGTATACTAATTTTAATGTTCCTTTTTATGAATATAATGTAAGATAATTCTCTACCGTTCTGTTTTGAACATACAAAATCATTACTTTGTCAAACTCTTTGAATTTAAAATCGTGTTTTGAGCAAGAATGAAACCAGCTTGGGCTTTGCTAATGCTCCTTTCTGTAACATCTAATGTCTAGGGGATACCCCTTATCTGTTATTTCCTCAATTTGAAAATTATTCACATGCGGTGAGAGTTTGCTCGATGTTGAAGTCCATTATTTACAGAAACCTAGTGGAAAGAAATGAACATTTTAGAGGCAAGAAGAAAAAATCATTCAAATCTACAAATAGCAAATGCAACTTGAGTCCTACTTTTACCTTATCAACATATAGGTAATATTGACAAGTTGTTGGCGCAATTTAGAAACAATCTTCTTAATGAAACCTAACCCAACATAAACTCTCAAACAAAAATAtctcataaataaaatattactcaTTTTAATATAATCTAATAATCTAATTAATAACTAAATTTAAAACCATAAGATTAAAGTGAATAAATCACCATGCAACACATCATCATATGAAAGTATCTCCTTTTTTGTTGTTGAGTTTTTCAGATGAGAACCTCGTGTGCTTCTCTTACaacattttacaattttttatgttttttatttaagttattaCTGTCTTAGAATTACCATATTCTGTAATGAAACCTAAGTTagatttaattgattttgaaaAAGTAAAACAA comes from Brassica rapa cultivar Chiifu-401-42 chromosome A02, CAAS_Brap_v3.01, whole genome shotgun sequence and encodes:
- the LOC103851845 gene encoding GPI-anchored protein LLG1-like, yielding MELNFLSRALLISLLIAIVSSFSSSTVISDGVLESQDLVIGRNLLQAKKKCSLNLEFMNYTIITSQCKGPKFPAKECCSSFLDFACPYADQLNDLSTDCASTMFSYINIYGKYPAGLFANQCHGNKIGLECPDMPPSSAADVNTATTTTTASSRIWMTAALFVTVLLFRGR